In the Candidatus Deferrimicrobiaceae bacterium genome, CCTCGCCCGCCCAGTGGGCGCCGTAGAAGAACCGGAAGACGAAGAGCGCCGCCCCGAACAGCGCGGCGGCCAGGGAAAGCCCCGCCCCCAGGGTCAGCAGGACCTTCAGGGGGAACTCGGAAAAGGAGGTGACCAGGTCGAACTGGAGAGCGAAAAGCTTCCACAGGTTGTAGTGGGAGACCCCTCCGTGGCGCTCCTCGTGCCCCACGGGGATCTCGGTCATCCGCTTCGCGTACAGCGTCGCCAGCGCGGGGATGAAGGTGGAGTGCTCCTGGCTCCCGACCATCCGGTCGACCACCTCCCGCCGGTAGGCCCGCAGCATGCACCCCCAGTCGGTCATGCGGACCCCCGTGATCCTGCGCGTCGCCATGTTCACCAGTTTCGAGGGGATCGTGCGGAAGAGCGGGTCCCGCCGGAACGACCGGACCGACCCCACGACCTCGTAATTGCCCTCCTCCATCGCCTGGACGAGGCGGGGGATCTCCTCGGGGGGGTTCTGCAGGTCGGCGTCGATCGTGACGACGATCTCCCCCCGGACGATCGAGAATCCCGAGAAGATGGCGGGGTGCTGGCCGTAGTTGCGGGTGAGCTCCACCACGCGCACCCCGGGGGATCCCGTGAATTCCGTAAGGATCGCAAGCGACCGGTCCCTGCTGCCGTCGTCGACGAAGACGATCTCGTAGGGGCGGCCCAGGGACGCCATCGTCTTCTGGAGGCGGGCATGCAGAAGGGGAAGATTCTCCTGTTCGTTGTAGACGGGGACGACGACGGAGATCATCGCCCGGCACCCGCGAGGATTTCCCGCGCCGCCCCGCAGACGTAATCGACGTCGGCCTCGCTCATCCCGGGAAAGAGCGGCAGGGAGACGATCCTTCTTCCCGCCCGTTCGCAGGCCGGGAGGTCCCCCTCCTTCGTGCCGTATCGTTCCCGGACGTAGCGAAGCAGGTGGCACGGGGGGAAATGGATCCCGGCGCCGACGTTATATTCCGCCAGGCGCCCGAGGAACGCGTCGCGGTCGATCCCCGTCACCTTCACGATGAAGAGGTGCCACGAGTGCTTGTGGGGATACGGAGGAGACACGGGGAGATCGATGCCGGGGACGCCCGCAAGCCCCGCAAGGTACCGCGCGGCGAGGAATGCGCGCATCGCGTTCATCTCCCCGACCTTGCGCATCTG is a window encoding:
- a CDS encoding glycosyltransferase; translation: MISVVVPVYNEQENLPLLHARLQKTMASLGRPYEIVFVDDGSRDRSLAILTEFTGSPGVRVVELTRNYGQHPAIFSGFSIVRGEIVVTIDADLQNPPEEIPRLVQAMEEGNYEVVGSVRSFRRDPLFRTIPSKLVNMATRRITGVRMTDWGCMLRAYRREVVDRMVGSQEHSTFIPALATLYAKRMTEIPVGHEERHGGVSHYNLWKLFALQFDLVTSFSEFPLKVLLTLGAGLSLAAALFGAALFVFRFFYGAHWAGEGVFTLFAILFFFVGALFFAMGIMGQYVGRIYHEVRKRPSYTIRTVHEGPPGRGDSASREAGARASNPAPGK